In Litoribacterium kuwaitense, a single window of DNA contains:
- a CDS encoding LysR substrate-binding domain-containing protein, protein VYENIQWYMALGSVQAIKSAVEAGLGVSIISRQTVKRELKYGALREVRIADFKLERDLYLVQKQHRFQKIGLETFVYFMKNRFLYASL, encoded by the coding sequence GGGTATATGAGAATATTCAGTGGTACATGGCCCTCGGCAGTGTTCAAGCGATTAAAAGTGCGGTTGAAGCAGGGTTGGGCGTTAGTATTATTTCAAGACAAACTGTTAAGCGAGAGTTGAAATATGGCGCTTTACGCGAAGTGAGAATTGCTGATTTTAAGCTGGAGAGAGATTTATACCTTGTACAAAAACAGCATCGTTTTCAAAAAATTGGTTTAGAAACGTTTGTTTATTTTATGAAAAATCGCTTTCTTTATGCCTCGTTATAA